The genomic DNA GCTGCTGAGGTGAGGGGGGACATCTGGACAGCTTGCCCCATATCCCTCTCTGCCCCACAGGCGCTGGAGCTGCCCCCATCCATCCTACAGCCGGGGCCGGAGCGCACCGGCCCGTCCGGCCCGTCCTACAAGGAGGCTGTGGACAGCTTCatccagcagcagcggcaggatggggacagtggcacctccctgcctgctcacaGCACCCCGGACAGGCCAGCAGGAGCCACCCCCTGCCTGCCAGACGCTGCCcaaacccaggagctgctccgcAGCTTCGAGGCCGCGACAACAGCGACGGCgcgggaggagctgctggagatgctgcGGTGAGGGACTGACCCTGCCTGGCACCGCTGCCAGCTGGGCACGGGGTGGCTCTGACCCGCTGTCCCCTCGTGCCCAGGACCCACCTGATCGTGCAGACAGCCCGGGACAAGGGCTATGCCAAGGTGATGATGGGCGAGAGCCTCACACGCGTGGCCATCAAGCTCCTCACCAACCTCTCGCTGGGGCGCGGCGCCTACCTCGCCGTGGACACGgtgagctggggacagccacccGCACCCCAGGGCTGACACGATGCCATGGGGGACGTGGCTTGGTGGTGGCACAgtcccctggcagccctgcaccCACAGGGTTTCACGGACCAGCGCCACGGTGACGTGATGGTGGTGAGACCCATGCGGGACTACACGGCCAAGGAGATCGCCTTCTACAACCGCTTCTTCAGCATCCCCACCGTCGCTGTGCCACCCCTCTTCACCAAGGTAGGGGTGTCCCGTGGTGGGGAGCCCAcgctgggtgtccccagggcagggacaggaccctcagtgctgccctgccctccctgctgttCCCTCAGCGCCGCGAGAAGCTCAGCATCCACCAACTGGTCGAGCGcttcctgctggggctgcaggaggagttCCCCTCCACCATCAGCACCGTGTACAGGTATGGAGGGTCCATGGGGGGAAACTGGGGGTGTGGAGGGATTGGGGTCTACCCACAACCCTCATTTTGGCCGCAGGACTGGAGAGAAGCTGAGCCCGGAGCCAGCCAAGGCCAGCAGTGAGACCCAGCgctgcctcctctgcctctgcggCCTGGACACCATTGGGGGTGAGtggggagggctctggggggatttggggagcagCCCGGCACCCCTCAGTGGCTTGGACCCCATTGGGGGTGAGtggggagggctctggggggatttggggagcagCCATGCACCCCTCGGTGGCCTGGACACCATTGGGGGTGAGtggggagggctctggggggatttggggagcagCCATGCACCCCTCGGTGACCCCCTGGCTCTTACAGAGGAGGAGCTGGCTCTGGAGCCCACGCTGATCTGGGAGGAACCAGCACCAGGGTGAGCACGTGGGCTGGGGGCATTCCAGGATCCCACAGCTGCCCCCAGGCCACCAAGGTGGCACCGctgagtgtccctgtccccatccctgtcccacagggtAGAGAGCAAAGCCGCCTACATCCCCCTGCTGTGCTACAGCTGCCGCCTCACCTTCAAGGAGCTGGTGAGATTTTGGGGTGCAGAGGGTGGGCCTCGGGGCTGGTGGGGGTCCCCAGGCTCACAGCCCTCTCGTGCAGGGTCCCCTTGACACGCTGCCGCCCTACGTGCGCGCCGAGGGCCAGCGCAGGATCCGCAGGtaccggggctgggggtccctggggctggggggctcctCCCCACCTGCTCAGCCCCCGAGGCTGTGTCCAGCCAGTGTCTgtttgctgcagagctgagatgGAGCAGAACCAGGAGAACCAGGAGTCTAGTGAGAACTGAAGGgcttggggacagcaggggacacatccccatcctgctgtggcactgccactCCTCAGGGCTACATTCCTGACAGCCAGGCAGCTGCTTTTGTAccccatttctgctgcttttataccccatttctgctgcttttgtaccccatttctgtgccagccaggagcagggagagcccccATCCCCATTTATTGGGGGTTGGTTGGGGTGCAGGTCTCCAGTCCCTCCCACCTCCTTGccccagctgcctgccagccAGGGAGGCCTCGAGTTTGTTTTATTCGGTATCtgtataaataaaacatttgaattattaaaaaaaaaacaaaaaaaaaaaaaacaaaaaacaaacccaaagtcACAAGTGTCTAAAGTCCAACTGGGGCTGCCAGACCTCCTCAAACGTGGGGGGGCCACAACCCAGGACCcccatcctggagctggggaggggggggggcTATTGCTTGAGTTCAACCTGGttctggagcagggctggggccggCAGGGAGGGGGCACGGGCTGGCTCTTGACCCCCCCATCCCCACCtggcagccaggggtgcccggtgggtggggaggggagggagccaCCTCCTGTCCCCCCTCCCCGGGAAGGCACAACGCGGTCTGTGCACGTCGGACGGCTTCAAAGCAATGTAAGAAAAACATCCAGAAAAGGGGAGCGCCCAGAAGCCCAGATCGCAGTGCCTCCCGGGCCGggatgcagccccagcctggggggCTGCTTAAGGCACTGGCGGTgatgtccctgccagggcagggggctgcgGCCCCTTCCCCCCTTATTCCTTCTCCCGCGTCCACTTGATCATGGTCTCGGGCGAGCGGTAGAGGAAGATGAGCTTGGCGTAGagctcctcctccagctccagctcgcCCGTCTCGCGCACCAGGAAGatgtcctggcacagcttcaggaTGCGATCCACGTAGGGCAGCTCCTCGAACATGATGGAGTGCGACACCTCGCTGAAGAAGTCCCGCACGAACTTGCCGATCACCAGCACCACGGACACGTAGAGCCCCATGATCCTGCCAgaggggggcacatctgggtgTCACACCGGTGTCACAGGCATCCCAGTTCCTTCCCCGGGTGTGCCAAtaacctctcccttcccctccctcgCTCCCTGCTGCCCGTCAATCTCGGCATTCCAGAAAGGGTTTTGAGTGGGGACgctgggccatccaggtgtcattTGTCCCCTGAGACTTCCCCCGCCTTACCTGGTTGGCGGGATCCCtaccccttccctgcccctctccccagggTTAAAAGGAACAACCACATGGTTTAGGAAGTTCTGTTGGAGGAGATGCTGaattcagaggcctgtgggccaggaataaagctctggatccaaaccctccagcagaactgACTCATTTCCTTCACCAtcgccttaaagcttctccagcagagggaaacctgagctCCTCAAGCCTGGATTTGTTCcaagtgcccagctgcaatatTCAGCCAGcccaaaggtgtctctggggtgaaacaccacacacccagccagccaaaggtgtctctggggtgaaacaccacacacccagccagcccaaaggtgtctctggggtgaaaccaccacacacccagccagccaaaggtgtctggggtgaaacaccacacacccagccagccaaaggtgtctctggggtgaaaccaCCACACCTGCCCCCTTTGGTCAAGCAGCGAGGGCCAGATGAGCCCAGGCACGTCCCATCTGGCTATACTGGTATTTAATTCCAATGCCTCCAGATGCCCCCACACCCTGGCACCCTCCACGTACCCGTAGCCAGCCAGGAAGCCCAGGCTGGGGGGGCTGACTTTGTCGTTGAAGATGACCATGGGGAGGATGCTGCCCACCTTGGATGGCGCGTCCTTCTGCCTCAGCACCCACCACTCCACAAAGTGCTCACCGGGGCCAGAGCCCCTGCGCTCCtgtttcagctgcagctccacgTCCAGGAAGTTCTCCTCGCCATCTGCAGAGGGTGACACCGTCAGGGCAGGGCACAGTGGCTGCTCTTGAGGACAGTTTTTGGGTGGGAGTGACACAGCAGGACTCGCGTCCTCACTGTCCGCAGGGGCTGGCACCACCAGgtgtgctcccagtgctgctgccttagGGAGGGACACACCGGGACTCATGTCCTCCCTGTCTTCAGAGAGAGAGGTGGCACCCAGTGCTGGTTTTCTTGTGGGGAACACGTTGGGACCtacctggctgcagctcctcgaTGGGTTCGGCTTCGAGGCCAGTGGACGCCTGGATGTATTTGGGGAAGAGGTTTTGCAATGCCCTGCAAGAAAGCGGAGTGACAGGGGGGGTTACACCGTCCCACCGAGCCCAGGGGTCCCGCCACCCCCTCAGGGGACACTCACACGGGCTCAGTCCTGGTGCCATCCAGCATCTCGGCCAGCTGCAGGCGCTCGGGCGTGCCGGGgtccagctctgtgctgtgtttgccGTAGGCGTTCTCCACCGTGCCCCCCTTGCTCAGGTCCCTGCGGGCACCAGAGGCTCAGCGCGGGCACGGGGgcgcaggcagggctggctcctccCTGGCCGTGCCCGAGGTACCTCTGCAAGGTCCAGCTGAGGTGCAGGGTCATGTCAGAGGAGCcgttctgcagctccagccgCATCTGCTCGCGGCTGGGGGGGCTGATGCTCCACAGCGAGCCCGAGCTGCCCTCGATGCGGGCGGTCACGATGTCCTCCACGTCGTAGATGGTGATGAACTGCATGGCCAACTGCCACCGAGGGGgacagagctcagcccctgccctgggggctctgccagcccctgccccgggcagccagcagggattttttggggtggggaggggattTTACCAGCTTGCCCTCAAACTCTTTGGTGAGGTCCTCGTACTCCTTGTCGGTGAAGGGCTTGATGTATTGCTGCTGGGAGCTCGCGCTGAACAGAGGCTGAGGAGGGGGACAGGGGCACATGAGCCAGGCAGGGCACCCTGGTGTCCCATCTGGGCAGCCCAACAGCCACCCCCACATCCTCACCTCGTACCCCCCCAGCTTGAGGGTGACGGTGACGTCGATGGGGTGGTTGACGATGCCCACCACGGAGCGCACCAGAGACATGAAGAGCAGAGGGAACCAGATGATGCCCACCAGGAAGAGGATGATGAGGCCGCCCATGCCATACTTCAccaccttcttcttcttctgccccctgggctgggggaatTTCTGGGGTGGGGGGAGACAGTGCACGGTGTAGGGCGAGCTCAGGGGGACCCCAAGAAAGCCCCCGGAGGGGTTTAGTGAGGGACCCttcctggcacaggggctgtaCCTTCTCAGTCTCCCGGCTGCACTTGATGATGAAGATGTTGGCGTAGATGTCCTCCACACACATCCAGTCGGGCAGGGACAGCGTGGTGTCCGTCCACACCCAGTCCATGACGGCGCGCAGCTCCACCAGGAAGGGCACGAGGCGGAAcctgggggggacacggggacagggcaGTGGTACGGCACCCCCGGCGTGCCCAGGGCTCCCCGCGGCCCCGTGCCCTACCCCTGGAAGAGGAAGAGGTTGAGGTAGTTGTATTTCTTGGTGAAGAAGTTGCCCAGGATGCGGGTGGGGTAGCCGCAGCGGATCTGGTAGGCCGACAGTCCAAAGTAGATGCACTTCACAAAGTACCAGAGCTGGGCCACCGTGTTGTGGCGGAACAACCTGCGGGAGGGACGTGGCACCACCCTTCAGCCACCAGCCTGGGCCACCACgtgggctgggggacaccgaGGTGCCACGCGAGGGCCACGCCGTGCTGCGGCGGGGAATCCTGTGGGACGTGCCTTTGGGTGACGTAGGGCAGGATGAAGAACATCCAGATGTGGATGCCGATGACCAGGATGACCTGGAAGACGAGCTTGCCCAGCACGCTCTTGCGGAGGTAGAGCGCGCGGTCGATGACCATGGTGGTGAACTGGAAGAGCAGCATGAACAGGAAAGCCTCTGGCACTTGGTTTTCCAACAGCGAGGAGGTGATGTCGGCGGCCGCTGTGTATTTCTGGGGGGCAGGAGAGGTCAGGACCCGGCCCAGCCTCACCCCGTGCTGgaggcaggacaggcagggccCTGTGGGACTCCCCGCTCACCCCAAAGGCCCAGAAGCcgaagatgatgatgatgaagccGACCACGTCGGCCAGGAACATGTAGGCGTAGACGTCGGTGGCCGCGCGGCTCTGCGTGTCCACGATGTCCCGAAAGAACTTGCACACTGGCTGGTATATGTCGcgtgccctgcagggatggggacacagggaacaggggacaggtgacagggactgcaccccacagcccccaccccAACCGACACCCCCACAACTCACATGGTGAGGAAGAAGCCCTTGACCTGCAAGCAAAACGCCCTCAGCTTCCTGTGAGCGTGGCTCTCTTCTgactcctcctcctcttcctcctcctcctcctcgtccccTTGAAGTGAGGCACAGCGTGGGTGACAGCCAGGGTCCTGCACGGCCACATCCTGCCCGACCCCAGCACCCTGGGGGTGGCAGCTTTGCTACTCAGCAGGACATGAGGGTTGGGAACTGGTGCTCACCTTCCACCAGAACCACCTCCGTTGTCTTCCTCCCCTGCTTCTTCCTGAAGCGGAGCTGCGTGGCCTCActctcctcttcctgctccACAGACTCATCCTctggctccagctccagccccgcggctgctcccagtgctcctggctgggctggggcctccagcccttcctcagCCACTGCTGATGGTGGGGACACGGCTTCCTCCggcttctcctccccttccacGCTCCGCTGCTTCTCGTCCGTCATCTTCTCCCGGTCCCACAGCCCATAGGACTGCAGAGGAACACGGtcagggctcctgctgccccccagccTCACACACCTCACTCCCAGGATCATCCTGCAGCATCAACTCCCACCAGCACTGGTGGGAAACCACGGCAGAGCcacccagcacctgctgggttctgcctggagcccccaggagcagctccagctccccccAAATGCCCACCCATGGCCCAGGGctcaccagcagcagggagcgATGGAAGAagagggccaggagctgcaggaggtcATACTGGATGTAGTAGATGGACTTCTCCAGGCCAATGATGCGCGGTGGGAAGAAGGGCTTGCCCTCGTTGCGCAGCAGGGTGATGTAGCCGTTCCAGGGGAAGAAGCCAAACTGGAAGAGGTATTTCACCACCACCATCATCTGTGGGGATGCTGGGGTCAGTGGGCGGCAGCGGGGGCCGGGTGGCACCGTCCCTTCACTGGCCACCCCCTGCCCACCTCGGTGAAGATGATGGCGGTCACCCAGAAGCGCTTGGTGGGCCGGGGGTTGGAAAGCATGGCCCAGAGGAAGACGAGGATGGGCAGGAAGAGGGAGAGGACAGAGCCAGTGACCATGTTGTTGAGGACAATGGTGAAGTAACAGAGCAGCTCGGAGCGGCCGGTCCCGAAGCGGTACCcggccagcagcagcttcaggaacCGGTTGTGGGACTGGTAGAACCGTTGTGACTCATCCAGCTCAGCGACACACAACCTCCTGCAGGATGCAAGGCTGGGGTGAGcccccctgctgccccccaccccatcctgctgtccccacgtccccgtgtccccctgtccACCTGCTCCTGAGGAGCTCGCTGGCAGTCCGCTTGCGCTGCTGGGGAACGGTCAGGAACTGCTGGGCATCAGCCCCGTCCTCCACGCTGatctcctgctcctggctgccagaAGAAGGGGCAGCTCTCAGGTACCTGTTGGGGAcgacagagggacagggctgagccccctgccttgctgtggcactgccagggtccCTCAGGGTATCTATGCACCTGCCTGGAAGCGTGGAGCAGGGACGCTGCAGCCAGGGAGGTGGGcgggctgggctcctgcaggagctcctctgGCGGCAGGTCGTACAGCTCATTGGCGAACTCCTCCTCGTTTATCTCCTCTCCCTGTGGCAGGCAGGACGTCAGTGCCACCCCCGTGGGCTGCCACCCCCGCCCCGTGCCCCGGCGTCCCCCCGGGCTCACCCTGGCCAGCCGCTCTGCCATGACGAACCTCTCGAGGCACAGCACCCGGGACATGTCCGTGTGCTCCCGCGTCTGTGTGTCCAGCCACTGGGCCAGCCCGTCCATCAGGGCCTcgcacagcagccacaggaactTGAGCGTGTTCACTGCCCGCTGCAGGGCGGTGCTGCGCTCTGCCAGGGCAAGGAGAGGGCACGAGGGTCACCCGTGCCCCCCTAGACctcctcagcacccccagggctgcagtCCTGCTGCCCACCTACCAGCTCTTTCCACGTTCTCTTCCTCCCGGCCTTCAGCCCCCTAGGCAGCCTCCACCCCTCTCCTTGCACCTCATCACGCCCCGCACCAAATGATGAACATCATTTCTGGGGCTctcccatcccctgtccccccacATCCACCTGAACAACCAGGGTGGGCACCGAAGAagctgcacagcctgtgccaaacCCCACTGTGCCACCAGAGAGCCCCCACGCATGCTGGGAgtgccctgccagggcacacagcgggcaccaggcagggctgtgtcccctcctgccccccagccccattttggGGTGTCACACCCACCTGTAGGGCTCTCAGTGCCCGttggctgtggctgcccaggctgctgctgctgcctcagcaccGCGTTGGGGTTGGTCACCCAGGCCTGGTAGGCGAGCTGGAGGGGGACAGGGGCCatcagcagcctggggacactgccagccctcgggctgctctgcagtgccccagccctgctcacctggaAGGCGCTCGGCCTCCCCGACTGTGGCTCCTCctgcacctcctcctcctc from Melospiza georgiana isolate bMelGeo1 chromosome 14, bMelGeo1.pri, whole genome shotgun sequence includes the following:
- the CTU2 gene encoding cytoplasmic tRNA 2-thiolation protein 2 — its product is MCDVEGGGGGCGADAEPPRRRRAPADSQPRTCMKCRQSTAALVIRVGDPFCRGCFREYFVHKFRAMLGKNRVIFPGEKVLLAVSGGPASSAMVRQVQEGLSREAAKRLRFIPGLVYVEEGAVRRQSPEQRQQTLAQMETLLQATGFPYHLVHLEEALELPPSILQPGPERTGPSGPSYKEAVDSFIQQQRQDGDSGTSLPAHSTPDRPAGATPCLPDAAQTQELLRSFEAATTATAREELLEMLRTHLIVQTARDKGYAKVMMGESLTRVAIKLLTNLSLGRGAYLAVDTGFTDQRHGDVMVVRPMRDYTAKEIAFYNRFFSIPTVAVPPLFTKRREKLSIHQLVERFLLGLQEEFPSTISTVYRTGEKLSPEPAKASSETQRCLLCLCGLDTIGEEELALEPTLIWEEPAPGVESKAAYIPLLCYSCRLTFKELGPLDTLPPYVRAEGQRRIRRAEMEQNQENQESSEN